One part of the Lotus japonicus ecotype B-129 chromosome 2, LjGifu_v1.2 genome encodes these proteins:
- the LOC130740443 gene encoding 54S ribosomal protein L24, mitochondrial-like: MAFRGKEMMKKVLKKVGEKNLTPKAKESLQKCIPKTKIVMGRAKRGLFAGRHIQFGNTVSEDGGNKTRRNWKPNVQDKRLFSYILDRHIRAKVTTHALRCIDKAGGIDEYLLKTPYHKMDTEIGVLWKAKIEKLYEELGKKEVVFFSPEDEANFEQSFKDLKLSEREARKEIRKIMYAGMGKHKLIGVERKGDQSIEEGGTKNEEETSHDSTKRVVPVSYVLAPDKLKIGSYVSN; this comes from the exons ATGGCGTTCAGAGGGaaagagatgatgaagaaggttCTGAAGAAAGTGGGGGAGAAGAATTTGACTCCAAAAGCCAAGGAATCGTTGCAGAAATGCATTCCCAAAACCAAGATCGTCATGGGTCGTGCCAAACGCGGTCTCTTTGCCGGACGACACATTCAGTTTGGCAATACTGTCAGTGAAGATGGCGGTAACAA GACAAGGAGAAATTGGaagcctaatgtccaggacaagCGGCTGTTTAGTTATATTCTAGATCGACATATTCGTGCTAAAGTCACCACTCATGCTCTTCGTTGCATAGACAAAGCAGGTGGGATTGATGAATACTTGCTGAAAACTCCTTATCACAAGATGGACACAGAAATAGGCGTCCTGTGGAAGGCAAAGATTGAGAAGTTGTACGAAGAGCTTGGCAAGAAGGAGGTTGTGTTCTTTTCACCCGAAGATGAAGCGAACTTTGAACAGAGCTTTAAAGATTTGAAACTATCTGAAAGGGAAGCACGCAAAGAAATCAGAAAAATAATGTATGCTGGGATGGGCAAGCACAAGCTAATTGGTGTTGAACGTAAAGGTGATCAATCTATTGAAGAGGGAGGCACTAAAAATGAGGAAGAAACCTCACATGATTCCACAAAACGGGTGGTTCCTGTGTCGTATGTGTTAGCTCCTGACAAGCTCAAAATTGGAAGTTATGTTTCTAATTAA
- the LOC130740445 gene encoding uncharacterized protein LOC130740445 — protein sequence MTFTRAQMENRMESVEKNVSEMMTVVDELRQLMLQQTRRRSRGRSRTPRRRHRSGSQHSSNSGDDSRSSRSVSLRHEDASPRRHIRTGRKIDLPVFNGDDAYGWIVRVERFFRLNEVDDTEKVRLLVVAMEERALNWFQWWEEQTPERTWEAFKEALVRRFQPGLVQNPFGPLLSIKQSGSVMEYRERFEMVAAPLRHTDRDIIKGIFLNGLKEEIRAELKLYRSGKLEEIMDRALLLEEKNLAMRNSKGGDEDKRGWKEKGVSSSKAHQTWIDGNKWKSQIAGSTTAEKSSADKSSTEAKTGENKGQEKKWTGGQRLSQSELQDRSRKGLCFKCGEKWNREHVCKMKHYQFVLMETVDEEEEEEDGQFF from the coding sequence ATGACCTTCACCCGCGCACAAATGGAGAACCGTATGGAGAGCGTTGAGAAGAACGTCTCAGAGATGATGACTGTTGTCGACGAGCTCCGACAGCTGATGCTCCAACAGACGCGACGCCGGAGCAGGGGCAGATCTAGAACGCCCCGTCGCCGTCACCGCTCGGGAAGTCAGCACTCGTCGAACTCCGGCGATGACTCTCGTAGCTCCCGATCTGTTTCGCTGCGACACGAGGATGCTTCCCCGAGGAGGCATATTCGCACTGGAAGGAAGATCGATCTCCCTGTGTTCAATGGGGATGATGCTTACGGGTGGATTGTTCGGGTCGAGCGATTCTTCCGACTCAACGAAGTTGACGATACTGAGAAAGTGCGACTCCTGGTGGTAGCCATGGAGGAACGTGCTCTGAACTGGTTCCAATGGTGGGAAGAACAGACCCCGGAACGCACTTGGGAAGCGTTCAAGGAGGCTCTGGTTCGAAGGTTCCAACCCGGGTTAGTGCAGAACCCGTTTGGACCATTATTGAGCATCAAACAATCCGGAAGTGTGATGGAGTACCGTGAACGATTCGAGATGGTCGCAGCACCGCTGCGTCACACTGACCGAGATATCATCAAGGGAATCTTCCTTAATggcctcaaggaagaaatcagGGCCGAGCTGAAGTTGTACAGATCTGGGAAACTGGAGGAGATCATGGACCGCGCGCTGTTATTGGAAGAGAAAAATCTGGCTATGCGCAACAGCAAGGGCGGAGATGAGGACAAGCGAGGATGGAAGGAAAAAGGAGTATCCTCGAGCAAAGCACATCAGACTTGGATAGATGGAAACAAGTGGAAGAGCCAAATTGCAGGATCTACAACTGCAGAGAAATCAAGTGCAGATAAAAGCTCTACTGAAGCTAAAACAGGGGAGAATAAGGGACAAGAGAAGAAGTGGACGGGGGGCCAGAGGTTGTCTCAATCCGAGCTCCAGGATCGTAGCAGGAAGGGCCTATGTTTCAAGTGTGGAGAAAAATGGAACAGGgagcatgtatgcaaaatgaagCACTACCAATTCGTGTTGATGGAGACGgtagatgaagaggaagaagaagaagatggacaATTCTTTTAA